The sequence below is a genomic window from Candidatus Hydrogenedentota bacterium.
ACCCGCGCCGTCACGGTCATCATTTCCGGAAACAGCCCGCGCGACCTCATCGCCGCCGAGTCCCCGCGCCTGGCCGGGGTGGACGGGCGGCGCGGCGACCTGGACAACCCGTCATCCCCGCATCTGGTCCCGCTCGTCAGCATGAGCTGGGGCGACGTGTTCACCTGGAAGGGCCGGGGCGGGATGCCCGCCGAAGAGGCCGCACTGCTCCGCGACATGGTCGCCAAGGCCCACGTCAACAGCCAGCGCATCCGCTTCTGGGGAACCCCCGCCCCGGCGGTGGTCTGGCCCCTGCTCCACGATGCCGGGGTGGACCTCCTCAACGCCGACAACCTCCCCGCGCTCCAAAAATTCCTCATGGAGCGCCGGGGCAAAACCGCCGGGGGCGTGTGACAATACTTTCCGTCCTTGCGGGCCGCCACCGCCTTCGTCGGCGATTCCGGTGAAGAACGTCTGTTTGTCGGCGTTGGCGATCTTGAATGCGCTCCTTCCATGACGACTTGCCCAAGCGATGGCTTCCACCAATTCCACGACATCCGGTAAGCGCGCTTCAGCGCGCTCCTCAGAGCACCCGCCTTCAGGCGGGGTGAAACATGGCCCCACCAAAAAGAGCCCAGCGCGCTTTAGCGCGGCTTCCAGATGTGGTTCAGCACACCGGGCATCTATGCTGTCGCATCAGTTGGGTTGCCCTGCCCGACAAGGAATGCCTCACATTCGAGAAGCCGCGCTAAAGCACGCTCGATGTTCTTCCCCGCACTCTGGCCACCCCGCCTGAAGGCGGGTGCTCTGAGGAGCACGCTGAAGCATGCTAATTAGGCCGAACTTTCTTGGCGGGTGGGGCCGTCTGCCCCGGAGCAAGCGACCCTCCGGGTAACCTTGGTTGTTCTGGGGGTTGCTTCGTCGGGGCCTGACGGCCCCTCCTCGCAATGACGATGAGGCGCGCTTCGCCGCTCTCCCCTACCCCGCCACGTCCTCCACGCTCCCCGTGAACGGCCCCGGCTTTTCCATCTTGCGCGAGGTCACCGCCGCGGCGAAGCGGCAGGCCTCCGCGGGGGTGTGGTGTTGCCGCCAGTAGCAGTAGGAGGCGAAGCAGGTGTCCCCGCGTCCCGTGCGGCCGGACAGGTTCCGCGCCGTGAAGGGCGCGGCATGCACCTCCCCCTCCGCGCAGACCAGCACCTCCGTGCTGTGCGTGAGCATGACCTCTCTCGCGCCCCAGGACGACAGGATTTCCAGGGCGCGCATGCGGTCGGACTCCCCTGTCAGGGTCTCCGCCTCGGCGGCGTCGGTCTTCAGGTAGTGGACGGCGGCGATCACTTCCCGCTTGTTGTCCCAGTCGCGGAAGACCATGGGGCCGCCCTCGTTCACCCGCATGAACCCCTGCGCGTCTATGGCGACCCGGCCCCGTTGGCACATCTCCAGCACGAATGCCTCGGGGAACTCGCCCCGCATCAGCCCGCCAAGGTACCACACGCCCGCAGTGGCATCCCCGGGCACGTCGTCCATGCCGAAGGGGTCCACCATGCCCAGGGCCTCGCAGGTGCGCCGGTCCCGGTCCGCCGTGTGGTAGGTGTTCCGGATCGAGGTGGTCTGCGGGGACTCCCGGAACTGGTGGGGCACGCCGTGCCGTTCAAACACCTCCAGCGCCCCCAGGTCGGCGGGGTTCAGCTTGGTCACCGCCAGGATGTCCGCGCCCAGACGCCGCACCGCCACCGAGGAGTACACCACCGCCCCCCCGACCGAATGCTCCACACCCTCCGGCGTGATGATGATGTCCTTCGACACCGCGCCGAGTATCAGCATGTCGTAATGCTTCATGAATCAGTCCTTCGCCTTCACGTTCCACAGGACGCATGTCAGCAGCACCGCCGCCACGGCGGCGCCGATCCAGAAGAGGAATGCGTTGTTAAAGTCGTGGACGGCCCGCCCGTCCACGGTCATGGCCCCGGCCTGGATCAGTTTGCCGCTGACCCAGTCCTGCACCGCCGCGCCCAGGTAGCTGAACATGCCCACCAGCCCCATGGCCGCGCCGCTGGCCCGCTTCGAGCAGATGTCTATGGCGATGAGCCCGCCGACAAAGACCAGCATGCCCCCGAGCCCGAAACAGAACAGCGCCACGCCGCCCAGGTGCGCCATGCGGTATTTCGCCGTCACCTTCAGCCGGGACGGCGTCTCCTCCACGGCGTACCCCGTCCAGAAGAGGTACCACCGGTCATTCTTCACCAGCCACACGGACTTCTCCGCATCCCCCCCGCCATACACCTCCACACTCGACCGGGCCGGCAGTGGGATGCCCTTCTCCTGGAACACCGCCCGCAGCGGCGCCCCCACCGGGCCCGCGCTGAACGCCGCCTTCTGTGAAAGGTCCAGGTCGGCAATGTGCGTGGACGGGCTCGCGTACAGCACCAGCAGCCCCGCCGTCATGAGCAGACCGTACAGCAGCGTCGGCACATTGCGGCGGGAGCCGAAGAGCCGGTCGGACACCAGCCCGGAACTGATGGCTCCGGCCAGCTCCAGCGTCTTCGCCCAGCCGAGGACGAGCCCCGCCGTGATCAGCGTGTAGTCCTTCGCCTCCTGCAGGTACATGGGACCCCAACTGTTGATCCCGTACCGCGCGATGTACACCGCCGTGCAGGAGAGGCCGAGAATCCAGACATACGGGTTCTTCAGCACCTCGAACTGCGCCCGGTTCACGTCGTTGTCGTCTGTCACGCTCTCCACGGTGTGGTCGTTCTTGTAGTCCGCCACCGTGGGCAGCCCGTAGGCGCGGGGACGGTCCGCGAGCAGTTTGAACAGGAGCAGCGCGACGGCGATGGAAACCGAGCCGGCCACCCAGAAGCCCCACTGCCAGCCCAGGTACGTGATGATCGCCGCCGTCGCCACCATGCTGATCCCCTCGCCGATGGGGTGCGCCGAACTCCAGATGCTGTAGCGCGTGCCGCGCTCCCTGTTGCTGAACCACTGCGAGATGGACGCCCCGCTCGG
It includes:
- a CDS encoding carbohydrate kinase — its product is MKHYDMLILGAVSKDIIITPEGVEHSVGGAVVYSSVAVRRLGADILAVTKLNPADLGALEVFERHGVPHQFRESPQTTSIRNTYHTADRDRRTCEALGMVDPFGMDDVPGDATAGVWYLGGLMRGEFPEAFVLEMCQRGRVAIDAQGFMRVNEGGPMVFRDWDNKREVIAAVHYLKTDAAEAETLTGESDRMRALEILSSWGAREVMLTHSTEVLVCAEGEVHAAPFTARNLSGRTGRGDTCFASYCYWRQHHTPAEACRFAAAVTSRKMEKPGPFTGSVEDVAG
- a CDS encoding MFS transporter; its protein translation is MRMLDFFKTGPDRPILADAGEIRRIYEHRRRTVFFGLVFGYSFYYVCRLTISIAKKPIIDSGVLNAEQLGTIGFAFFIAYAFGKLINGFLADRSHIGRLMSTGLLVSAVILVLFGFTTAFWVFVALWGVNGWFQAMGSAPSGASISQWFSNRERGTRYSIWSSAHPIGEGISMVATAAIITYLGWQWGFWVAGSVSIAVALLLFKLLADRPRAYGLPTVADYKNDHTVESVTDDNDVNRAQFEVLKNPYVWILGLSCTAVYIARYGINSWGPMYLQEAKDYTLITAGLVLGWAKTLELAGAISSGLVSDRLFGSRRNVPTLLYGLLMTAGLLVLYASPSTHIADLDLSQKAAFSAGPVGAPLRAVFQEKGIPLPARSSVEVYGGGDAEKSVWLVKNDRWYLFWTGYAVEETPSRLKVTAKYRMAHLGGVALFCFGLGGMLVFVGGLIAIDICSKRASGAAMGLVGMFSYLGAAVQDWVSGKLIQAGAMTVDGRAVHDFNNAFLFWIGAAVAAVLLTCVLWNVKAKD